AACCGGCTGGTCTTGTAGACCGCAGGACTGATTTCTTCGTAATCCTTGCTTATGAGCTCTGAATTCAAGTCCAATACGCTGCGTCGTTCAAGCAGTACAATTGGTTTGGCTGAGGACTGCAGCAGCGTTTCCTCTTCGCTGCTCAAGTAACAATATTCCTTAATTTGATCAATATCGCGAAACATCACCGCGAAGGGTTTTTCTTCTCTCACCTTAAGTCGACGTAGATTTATGACCGCGGTTTCATCGAATGGGCTGCAAATAAAGTTATATCCGCCCACTCCTTTCAGTGCAATGATTTTGCCTTCATTAATATAGTTTGCAGCCAAGAAAACAGGCATAACGGCGCGATCTATGATTCTTTCATCTGCGTGTATTCCGATGACTCCAATGGAACAGGCCTCCATAGAACAATCTTCGTTAGAAACCTCTGTAATCGTTCCCTCACTCCCAGACAGTCGGTAGTTCAACATCGGCCCGCAATCGTGACATGATACGGTCTGCGCATGGTATCTTCGGTCATCTCGATCTGTATACTCCCCACGGCAAAAATCGCACATAGGAAATTCAATCATCGCAGTGTTCTCACGATCGTACGGAATTTTATCGATGATAGTGTATCTAGGTCCGCAGACCATACAACTGATGAAAGGATGCATGTAGCGGGGATTTAGGGGATTTCGCAGTTCCTCCAGACAATCTGGGCAAATGGAAAGATCCGCCGGAATCATTGCGGCTTCATCATCTCCTTCGTCACTATCCAGTATGGTAAAGCTCTTAAAATCTCGTCGTTTCTGTTCTTCTATACGAATATAAACGATTTCAGCAGGTAAAGGCTTTTCCTTTTTCAGTGCGTCTAAGAATGCCTCAATCCGTTCCTGAGTATCCGTTAGAACAATGTCAACCAAACCGCCGATATTGAGGACTTCTCCTCTCATCCCAAAGCGGTCTGCCAGTTTAGCAACAAAGGGCCGGAAGCCGACCCCTTGAACGATTCCCCATATTTTAATTTTTACGGTTTTTATGCGGGGCATATTACGATCCTCATTTGTGATGATGCGAAATTTGAATCATCATTCATATTAATGGGAAATATTACGATCCTCAGTCGTGATGATGATCATTGTGTTCATGGTTGTGGCCGTGGTGAGCTTCATGATCGTGTTCGTGGGAATGCCCGTGGCCGTGGTGAGCTTCATGATCGTGTTCGTGGGAATGCCCGTGGCTGTGATCATGCGTATCATCGTGCTGATGCGCTATCGCTTTTGCATTTGCGGCTTTCTGTTCGATCCATCGCGCGACTTCATCAAAGCCTTCCCCAGTTTTACCAGAGACCTTGAACACCGGTACTTCTTTATTCAGAATTCTGACACCCTTCATGAAGAATTCCTCATCGAAATCAAGATATGGGATCAAATCCACCTTATTTAAGATAATCGCATCCGCCTTTTCAAAAGCTAAGGGATATTTATAAGGCTTGTCGCTTCCTTCAGTAACAGTAGAGATCAGCATTTTACAGTGCTCTCCGATGCTGAATTCAGCGGGACAAACCAGATTTCCGATATTCTCAATAAACAGGACGCCTTTCTCATCAAACTGGATGTTTCCAGCCATATTATGGATCATGGGAGCATCCAGATGGCACGCCCCAAAAGTATTGATCTGATACGTATCAATCCCCAGAGATCTCAGATCCTTTGTATCCAGATCCGATTCAATGTCGCCTTCGATTACATATGGCTTTAATCCGTCCAGATTTTTTATGATATTCTTCAGTGTGGTAGTTTTGCCCACTCCCGGAGCGCCCATAACATTGATCACATAGATTTGCTGTTCCGTGAGGCCTTCATTGATATGAACTGCAATATTGTCATTTTCTTCATGGATGTTGGCCATCAGATTTACTTTCAGGACATCGTGCATAGTAGTTCCCTCCCCCATAAATGGAATTTCATTAACTTGTATATCATTCGCTCTCCTGCCGAGAGCGGTTTTTTCACAATTCATCTTGACTTATTTTGTATTATGCTTTGATCAGAAGTCGATCGGAATAATCCAGCCAAGAATGGCAGTAGAAATCTACAAATTAAAATTTGTGATTTCCTTGCATAAGTTCGCCTTTAATACGGGGGCAGGGCATTGGGAATGGCTGGCGTTGAGCAGATTTCCTAATATTTTCAGCTGAGACGCATGAAATTTTTAGTAGATTGCAAAGCAATCCAGCCAAGAATGTGATCCTTCACATTTTGGCGCACTAAAAATTAAAAGGCGAAGCCAGAAAATATGAAAGCTGCGATCCGTACAGACATTACCAATGTCCTACCCTTTATCGTTCTATTTCAATGGACTCAATATAAAACTCCTTCCCGATCTCTGTCGGTTCTCCGTCTCCCCCGCATTTGGGGCATGAGAAAGAAAGGAATTCACGTTCAAATAGTTCTCCGCAGCTGGTGCACTTCATCTTTGGTGTCACATGCTCAATCTCAATGGCAGCGCCTTCACAGAGGGTTCCTTTGGAAATCACATCAAAATACATCTGGATGGAATCACCGACAAAACCGG
This genomic window from Clostridiales bacterium contains:
- the hypA gene encoding hydrogenase maturation nickel metallochaperone HypA yields the protein MHEFPITEQIIKLAEKHATELCASQIKSIKLVVGDYSGFVGDSIQMYFDVISKGTLCEGAAIEIEHVTPKMKCTSCGELFEREFLSFSCPKCGGDGEPTEIGKEFYIESIEIER